The stretch of DNA TGTATCAGATGGGATTTCCTGTGTACAAGGTTTTGGGCAGCAACTCAAGGATTACCATTGGATACAGAGGAACGCTCAATATGGTTAATGAGGTGGCAAACCTGTTAATGCGAAATATGCATTGATGTCATTCCGTGCTTGACACGGAATCCAGAATTCTTGGTAGGGGCGAACGGCCGGTCGCCCCTACTGGATTCCTGCTTTCGCAGGAATGACGGTCAAATGAAGTAAGGAGGTACATCAATGAAAATAGCATTTGCAACAACCGACGGTGTCAGTGTGGATGAGCATTTCGGCAGGGCAGGGATGTTTGCAATTTATGAAGTTTCATCTGAAGGATATAGGTTTATCGAAAAAAGAAAATTTGCAGAAGGCAGAGACACGGCTGTTGAAGAGACCAGAGGCGATGAAGGTCAGCACGATTTAATAATGCAAAACAAAGTGGAAAGGCTTTCTGATTGCAGAATCGTCTATTTCACAAATATTGGGAGTCCTTCAGCAGCGAGACTTGTGAAAAAGGGCATAATGCCTATAAAGGTAAAAGAGGTAATTTCCATTGAAGGGTCTTTGCAGAAACTTTTGGAGACTATAAAGACATCGCCTCCGCCTTGGCTTAGAAAGGCAATAAATACTCAATAGTGATTTTCACCCTCCCCTTAGTCCCCTCCCATCAAGGGAGGGGAGATTTTGAGTGTTCCCTCTCCCCTTGTGGGAGAGGGTTAGGGTGAGGGGGATATTAATAATAAATTAAAGAGGAGGAAAAGAAGATGAAGATGATCAGGGCGTTTATAAGGCCAGAAAAAGAACAGGAGGTAGTTTTGGCATTAGAGGGTG from Nitrospirota bacterium encodes:
- the nifX gene encoding nitrogen fixation protein NifX is translated as MKIAFATTDGVSVDEHFGRAGMFAIYEVSSEGYRFIEKRKFAEGRDTAVEETRGDEGQHDLIMQNKVERLSDCRIVYFTNIGSPSAARLVKKGIMPIKVKEVISIEGSLQKLLETIKTSPPPWLRKAINTQ